A genomic stretch from Pempheris klunzingeri isolate RE-2024b chromosome 23, fPemKlu1.hap1, whole genome shotgun sequence includes:
- the LOC139223306 gene encoding ceramide-1-phosphate transfer protein-like — MVFLRRTTLLRFLLLSAMLALLLFVSSFWLPQGGVCGSAWQPCLSFYHQMPEPPLVPGEWVGPAEAPPLLQECPGQSFQARRLLQYLKSSLAKDDDVLLEPYLQSWDQLLNFMESLGTMVSFFSQKVKEKVVLIRERSLKHAVEAHGKRGRPDSSGLQTGAYRSLRSMVEAELKEGAVDFSRRTESGCRTLLRLHRSLLWLKLMLAGLAEGPDAEGRYKTPGELSRDAYRVALAPHHPWVLRQAAELVFLALPDRRYFLQLVCVQHQREATPVLRVIIHALTLVHTRTQRILAEHGMLELP, encoded by the exons ATGGTCTTCCTCCGGCGGACGACGCTGCTTcgcttcctgctgctgtcggCCATGTTGGCTCTGCTCCTCTTCGTCAGCTCCTTCTGGCTCC ctcagGGTGGAGTCTGTGGCAGCGCCTGGCAGCCATGTTTGAGCTTTTACCACCAAATg cctgaGCCTCCATTGGTCCCCGGGGAGTGGGTGGGGCCTGCTGAAGCACCGCCCCTCCTGCAGGAGTGTCCCGGCCAATCGTTTCAGGCCCGGCGTCTGCTGCAGTATTTAAAGTCCAGCCTGGCGAAGGACGACGACGTCCTGCTGGAGCCGTACCTGCAGAGCTGGGATCAGCTCCTCAA CTTCATGGAGTCTCTCGGCACGATGGTCAGCTTCTTTTCTCAGAAGGTGAAGGAAAAGGTCGTACTGATACGAGAGCGTTCACTCAAACACGCCGTGGAGGCTCATGGGAAACGTGGTCGCCCCGACAGCTCTGGACTACAAACTGGG GCCTATCGATCGCTTCGGTCCATGGTGGAGGCGGAGCTGAAAGAGGGCGCGGTCGACTTCTCCCGCCGGACGGAGTCTGGCTGCAGGACGCTGCTGCGGCTGCATCGATCTCTGCTGTGGCTGAAGCTCATGTTGGCGGGTTTGGCCGAAGGACCGGACGCAGAAGGACGATATAAAACGCCTGGAGAGCTGAGCAG GGATGCGTACAGGGTGGCGTTGGCGCCCCACCACCCCTGGGTGCTCCGTCAGGCCGCGGAGCTCGTCTTCCTCGCCCTCCCGGACAGACGGTACTTCCTgcagttggtgtgtgtgcagcaccaGCGGGAGGCCACGCCCGTCCTGCGCGTCATCATCCACGCCCTGACGCTCGTGCACACGCGAACTCAGCGAATCCTGGCGGAGCACGGCATGCTGGAGCTGCCCTGA
- the LOC139223175 gene encoding uncharacterized protein, which produces MSAVNILFVSSEDFKLSKAEILRGIVTEKLTTAAREILAVVERTVAGYEEEAAGLRREVDRQRRQLEALLQPRVTLCRIEDPVCDEEEGGRLRLLKDEEQQTHLGSWGHIEEEEGEEEEEPAQSHSPGPVQEDLTGRRTTNTRSGCEDVGGSHVQNLDRSLMGSFPCRGPSVKMKSRRKSPLQLRVGLLGDSHTGVLTHGVLGTRSADHQTVADRPGEPKHVVMVSWERPVEASSTRASSLTFGGKS; this is translated from the exons ATGTCGGCGGTGAACATCCTGTTCGTGTCTTCGGAGGACTTCAAACTGTCCAAGGCGGAAATACTGAGAGGGATCGTCACCGAGAAACTGACCACGGCCGCGCGGGAGATCCTGGCGGTGGTGGAGAGGACCGTGGCCGGGTACGAGGAGGAGGCAGCGGGCCTGAGGCGGGAGGTGGACCGGCAGAGGAGGCAGCTGGAGGCGCTGCTGCAGCCGCGGGTCACACTCTGCAGGATCG AGGAccctgtgtgtgatgaagaggagggaggaagactCAGACTCCTCaaggatgaagagcagcagacac ATTTGGGGAGCTGGGGCCAcattgaggaagaggagggtgaagaagaggaggagccgGCGCAGAGCCACAGTCCAGGTCCGGTCCAGGAGGATCTGACGGGCCGTCGGACCACAAACACGAGGTCGGGATGTGAAGACGTCGGCGGCTCTCACGTTCAGAACCTCGATCGTTCCTTGATGGGATCGTTTCCTTGCAGAGGTCCGtctgtgaagatgaagagcaggaggaagagtcCTCTGCAGCTCAGGGTCGGtctgctgggggactcccacACCGGCGTGCTCACACACGGCG TTTTGGGCACTCGGTCAGCTGATCACCAGACGGTGGCGGACAGACCTGGTGAACCCAAACACGTGGTGATGGTGAGCTGGGAACGTCCTGTGGAGGCCTCGTCCACACGGGCTTCCTCTCTCACCTTTGGAGGAAAGTCTTGA
- the LOC139223140 gene encoding F-box only protein 41-like: MSSSSSSSSSSSSSSELPYFCPRCGDEFRFSSVPELRAHLVSRHTYETLLVLSQARVRSSRPGAVLPLPGPAVSQRQSSSLGMEAHSLHLPLACLDLASSSASVRLLREMLGPSDRALPPSVGPPVDPSTALALPGSLEPFPGRTLGLQLGLEVGLSVGVGLEERLGLGLDRKIARTFAEVEERVNRRVGRLKVELQRREAELELERRDGERLKSEKQEVEERAAYLSRQVSAAMEMMERLKKDLEGKESELKERQQEMVDIECFLRETAEKEATAKSRLQVFIETLLERADRAEQQLLLLSAHTHHNHYTYADPYTLTEEYTPAPGRGGRSLDGSTDDIIANKMQETIGNRRSYSVSGSYRLGEQLHSHHHYSGLTGRMRTMSLGSGGWDSEGGLVYLRPQCHPPPWTRRERGGGGGRERLWVGEGGCGRTWSKRNRRHHSTEEEEEEEEEEEEEESWSSAEMRRLVFARTGTPGSDAPSSLRSTPSRRHGDRSLGAEALRLRAGLFCVFPYLDSRSLLSAAEVCSDWRFVARHPAVWTRLRLENGRVSAEFLTTLSQWCTQTQSVVLNNLKPRSRRADETREDYHSNTRGGAEAGVEALLRSAGGSLLHLSVSQCPHILTDRTLWLASCYSRNLQTLTYRSSSDPLGQEVLWALGAGCRNISSLQVAPAQPCQQPARFGNRCLQTIGRCWPRLRSLSVGGAGCGTQGLVAVVRTCSHLQLLELDRITDLGLQVASDLCAVGLRSLETLILTHTPVSGQAILHFHSVCRNIRSIAVEVSAEDYFEEPDSQEARHLFGEILTTLKVLQKRPGLEEVLKVKAEGFC, translated from the exons atgtcttcctcctcttcatcctcctcctcctcctcctcttcctcggaGCTGCCCTACTTTTGTCCTCGCTGTGGTGACGAGTTTCGTTTCTCATCTGTACCTGAGCTCCGGGCTCACCTGGTCAGCCGGCACACCTACGAGACCCTGCTGGTGCTTTCACAG GCTCGGGTCAGAAGCTCCAGACCTGGTGCTGTCCTCCCACTCCCCGGCCCAGCTGTATCCCAGAGACAGAGCTCCTCTCTGGGCATGGAAgcccacagcctccacctgccgCTGGCCTGCCTGGATCTCGCCTCGTCGTCCGCCTCCGTCCGCCTGCTCAGGGAAATGTTGGGCCCGTCAGATCgagctctccctccctctgtgggACCTCCAGTGGACCCGTCCACCGCTCTGGCCCTGCCCGGCTCTCTGGAGCCTTTTCCCGGGAGGACgctggggctccagctgggccTGGAGGTGGGGCTGTCGGTGGGCGTGGGGCTGGAGGAGAGGCTGGGGCTGGGGCTGGATCGAAAAATCGCCCGCACGTTCgcggaggtggaggagagggtgaaCCGGCGCGTGGGTCGACtgaaggtggagctgcagcGGAGGGAGGCGGAGCTAGAGCTGGAGAGGCGGGACGGGGAACGCCTGAAGAGcgagaaacaggaagtggaagagaGGGCGGCGTACCTGTCCAGACAG GTGTCTGCTGCCATGGAGATGATGGAGCGACTAAAGAAAGATCTGGAAGGAAAAGAGAGCGAGCTGAAGGAACGACAGCA ggagaTGGTGGACATCGAGTGTTTCCTGAGGGAGACGGCAGAGAAGGAGGCCACGGCCAAATCCAGACTACAG GTGTTTATCGAGACGTTGTTGGAACGCGCCGACCGAGCAGAACAACAGTTACTGCTGCtcagcgctcacacacaccacaaccactACACTTACGCCGAcccatacacactcacagaggaaTACACACCTGCACCTGGCCGAGGAGGACGCAGTCTGGACGGCAGCACTGATGACATCATCGCAAACAAGATGCAGGAAACCATCGGAAACCgg AGGAGCTACAGTGTTTCGGGCTCCTACAGGCTGGGAGAGCAGCTGCACAGCCACCATCACTACAG CGGGCTGACGGGTCGGATGCGGACGATGTCTCTGGGCTCAGGGGGGTGGGATAGCGAGGGGGGGCTGGTGTACCTCCGCCCCCAATGCCACCCCCCACCCTGGACTCGAcgagagcgaggaggaggaggaggaagagagagactgtg GGTCGGGGAGGGAGGATGTGGGAGAACGTGGAGCAAAAGAAACCGTCGccaccacagcactgaggaagaggaggaggaggaggaggaggaagaggaggaggaatccTGGAGCAGCGCTGAGATGAGGAGACTCGTCTTCGCCAGGACTGGAACACCTGGCTCAG AcgccccctcctccctccgctCCACCCCCTCCCGTCGTCACGGTGACAGGAGCCTGGGGGCGGAGGCCTTGCGGCTGAGGGCGGGGCTCTTCTGCGTGTTCCCGTATTTGGACTCCCGCTCCCTGCTGAGCGCGGCAGAGGTCTGCTCCGATTGGCGGTTTGTTGCCAGGCACCCGGCGGTTTGGACACGCCTCCGGCTGGAGAACGGCAGGGTGTCGGCCGAG ttccTGACCACTCTGTCTCAGTGGTGTACTCAAACTCAGTCTGTGGTTCTGAACAACCTGAAGCCTCGAAGTCGACGAGCCGACGAGACGAGAGAGGATTACCACAGTAAcacacg GGGCGGCGCGGAGGCGGGGGTGGAGGCCCTGCTGCGCTCAGCGGGGGGCAGTCtgctccacctgtctgtctctcagtgtcCTCACATCCTCACCGACAGGACGCTGTGGCTCGCCAGCTGCTACAGCAGGAACCTGCAGACGCTCACCTACAG gagctCGTCGGACCCCCTGGGTCAGGAGGTGCTGTGGGCTCTGGGCGCAGGCTGCAGGAACATCAGCAGCCTGCAGGTGGCGCCGGCTCAGCCGTG CCAACAACCCGCTCGCTTCGGGAACCGCTGCCTTCAGACGATCGGTCGATGCTGGCCACGCCTCCGCTCGCTCAGTGTGGGCGGGGCCGGCTGCGGGACTCAGGGATTGGTTGCTGTGG tgcgtACCTGCTCTCACCTGCAGCTCTTGGAGTTGGACCGTATTACCGATCTCGGCCTGCAGGTGGCGTCTGATCTGTGTGCGGTCGGACTGAGGAGTCTGGAGACGCTGATCCTGACGCACACGCCCGTCAGCGGTCAGGCCATCCTGCACTTCCACA GTGTGTGCCGCAACATCAGGAGTATCGCGGTCGAGGTCTCTGCGGAGGATTACTTCGAGGAGCCGGACTCTCAGGAAGCTCGACATCTGTTCGGAGAAATTCTCACCACTCTGAAG GTTCTTCAGAAGCGTCCTGGACTGGAGGAAGTTCTGAAGGTTAAAGCTGAAGGATTCTGCtga